The following proteins come from a genomic window of Corynebacterium hansenii:
- a CDS encoding thymidine phosphorylase, with translation MAEKFDVVDVIKVKRDGGVLPDDQIDWVVDAYTRGVVADEQMAALAMAIFINGMERAEIARWTNAMIRSGETMDFSSLGKPTADKHSTGGVGDKITLPLAPLVASYGVAVPQLSGRGLGHTGGTLDKLEAIPGWRADLTNDELMNILRDPGCVICAAGSGLAPADKKLYALRDITSTVDCIPLIASSIMSKKIAEGTDSLVLDVKVGSGAFMKDEGMARDLARTMVDLGKDAGVDTVALLTDMSVPLGRCIGNALEVRESVEVLAGGGPDDLVELTLALAREMLTAAGQPDADVEKALADGRAMDTWNAMIRAQGGDPEAPLPTARHTHDVVADNDGVVTRLDALALGVGSWRLGAGRARKEDPVQAGAGIELHVDLGETVTKGQKLFTLHTDDEERFDRALESALPGVAVEAGGTAPERKVIIDRIS, from the coding sequence ATGGCGGAAAAGTTCGACGTGGTAGACGTGATCAAGGTCAAGCGCGACGGGGGTGTGCTGCCGGATGACCAGATCGACTGGGTCGTCGACGCCTACACCCGCGGCGTCGTCGCCGACGAGCAGATGGCGGCGCTGGCCATGGCGATCTTCATCAACGGCATGGAGCGCGCGGAGATCGCCCGCTGGACGAACGCCATGATCCGCTCCGGCGAGACCATGGACTTCTCGTCGCTGGGCAAGCCCACCGCGGACAAGCACTCGACCGGCGGCGTCGGAGACAAGATCACGCTGCCGCTGGCGCCGCTGGTGGCCAGCTACGGCGTCGCCGTGCCGCAGCTGTCCGGCCGCGGCCTGGGCCACACCGGCGGCACCCTGGACAAGCTGGAGGCCATCCCCGGCTGGCGCGCGGACCTGACCAACGACGAACTGATGAACATCCTGCGCGACCCCGGCTGCGTCATCTGCGCCGCGGGGTCGGGCCTGGCGCCGGCGGACAAGAAGCTCTACGCGCTGCGCGACATCACGTCGACGGTGGACTGCATCCCGCTGATCGCCAGCTCGATCATGAGCAAGAAGATCGCCGAGGGCACCGACTCGCTGGTGCTCGACGTCAAGGTGGGGTCGGGCGCGTTCATGAAGGACGAGGGCATGGCCCGCGACCTGGCCCGCACGATGGTGGACCTGGGCAAGGACGCCGGCGTCGACACCGTGGCGCTGCTCACCGACATGTCGGTGCCGCTGGGCCGGTGCATCGGCAATGCGCTGGAGGTCCGCGAGTCCGTCGAGGTCCTCGCCGGCGGCGGCCCGGATGACCTGGTCGAGCTGACGCTGGCGCTGGCCCGGGAGATGCTGACGGCCGCGGGCCAGCCGGATGCGGACGTGGAAAAGGCGCTTGCCGACGGTCGCGCGATGGACACCTGGAACGCCATGATCCGCGCCCAGGGCGGCGACCCGGAGGCGCCGCTGCCGACGGCCCGCCACACGCACGACGTGGTGGCCGACAACGATGGCGTGGTCACCCGCCTGGATGCGCTGGCGCTCGGCGTCGGCTCGTGGCGCCTGGGCGCCGGCCGCGCCCGCAAGGAGGATCCGGTGCAGGCCGGCGCCGGCATCGAGCTGCACGTCGACCTCGGCGAGACCGTGACCAAGGGCCAGAAGCTGTTCACCCTGCACACCGACGACGAGGAGCGCTTCGACCGCGCCCTCGAGTCCGCCCTGCCGGGCGTGGCCGTCGAGGCCGGCGGGACCGCGCCCGAGCGGAAGGTCATCATCGACCGGATTTCCTGA
- a CDS encoding cytidine deaminase, protein MSITDAELLERAHAATANSYVAYSGFPVGAALLLDDGTVVTGCNVENASYGLTNCGERTAVFRMVAEHGPSNHIVACAIVGRDAAPCHPCGACRQVLNEFGCERVIVEGPRPGGVAPKGGADGGDAGVVKLGEPISIDFADILPYAFGPDDLK, encoded by the coding sequence ATGTCCATCACCGACGCCGAACTGCTGGAACGCGCCCACGCCGCCACCGCCAACTCCTACGTCGCCTACTCCGGGTTCCCGGTGGGGGCGGCGCTTTTGCTTGACGACGGCACCGTGGTGACCGGATGCAACGTGGAAAACGCCTCCTACGGGCTGACCAACTGCGGAGAACGCACCGCCGTGTTCCGCATGGTCGCCGAGCACGGCCCGTCCAACCACATCGTCGCCTGCGCCATCGTCGGCCGCGACGCCGCACCGTGCCACCCCTGCGGCGCCTGCCGGCAGGTGCTCAACGAGTTCGGCTGCGAACGCGTCATCGTCGAAGGCCCCCGACCCGGGGGCGTGGCACCCAAGGGCGGGGCGGACGGCGGCGACGCGGGCGTCGTCAAGCTCGGCGAACCCATCTCCATCGACTTCGCCGACATCCTCCCGTACGCGTTCGGGCCCGACGACCTGAAGTGA
- a CDS encoding NupC/NupG family nucleoside CNT transporter, whose amino-acid sequence MERLQGLLGILLIFGVAIAISKNRRAINWRTLGVGLALQIIFALVVLKWQPGFQALKSTAHFIEKLIDFTGKGTAFVFGDLFGDKTGFVFALNVLPVIIFLGAILGALYYLRVVQYFVDFVGTGLKFILGTSKVESVWAATVIFLGQSEAPLVIKPYLPKLTKSELFTCMTGGFASVAGSTLIGYSLLGAPLEYLLAASIMNAPGSLMVAKAFWPETEESNLDASVRDVRDTESKNVIDALGAGAMNGGRIAVIVGCLLIAFIATIAMLSAILGGIGGWFGQENWSLEGLFGAIFAPVAWLIGVPWDDAGLVGNFIGQKTILNEFVGYTSFGEHVKELTPKSVMIATFALAGFANLSSIAIQIGSIGALVPERRGEVAKNGPLALFAGLCVNLLNAAIVGVIAL is encoded by the coding sequence ATGGAACGGCTACAGGGCCTTCTCGGCATCCTCCTGATTTTCGGCGTCGCCATCGCGATCTCGAAGAACCGCAGAGCCATCAACTGGCGCACCCTCGGCGTCGGCCTCGCGCTGCAGATCATCTTCGCGCTCGTGGTGCTCAAGTGGCAGCCGGGCTTCCAGGCGCTCAAGAGCACCGCCCACTTCATCGAGAAACTCATCGACTTCACCGGCAAGGGCACGGCCTTCGTCTTCGGCGACCTGTTCGGCGACAAGACCGGGTTCGTATTCGCCCTCAACGTGCTGCCCGTGATCATCTTCCTCGGCGCGATCCTCGGCGCCCTGTACTACCTGCGGGTCGTGCAGTACTTCGTCGACTTCGTCGGCACGGGGCTGAAGTTCATCCTCGGCACGTCGAAAGTCGAATCCGTGTGGGCGGCGACCGTCATCTTCCTCGGCCAGTCCGAGGCACCGCTGGTGATCAAGCCCTACCTGCCCAAGCTGACCAAATCGGAGCTGTTCACCTGCATGACCGGCGGATTCGCGTCCGTCGCCGGCTCCACCCTGATCGGCTACTCCCTGCTCGGCGCGCCGCTGGAGTACCTGCTTGCCGCGTCGATCATGAACGCCCCCGGCTCCCTGATGGTGGCCAAGGCCTTCTGGCCCGAGACCGAGGAATCCAACCTCGACGCCTCCGTCCGCGACGTCCGCGACACCGAGTCGAAGAACGTCATCGACGCACTCGGCGCCGGCGCCATGAACGGCGGCCGCATCGCCGTCATCGTCGGCTGCCTGCTCATCGCGTTCATCGCGACCATCGCCATGCTGTCCGCGATCCTCGGCGGCATCGGCGGCTGGTTCGGCCAGGAGAACTGGTCCCTCGAGGGGCTGTTCGGCGCCATCTTCGCGCCGGTGGCGTGGCTGATCGGCGTGCCGTGGGACGACGCCGGGCTCGTGGGTAACTTCATCGGACAGAAGACGATCCTCAACGAGTTCGTCGGCTACACCTCGTTCGGCGAGCACGTCAAGGAGCTGACGCCGAAGTCGGTGATGATCGCGACGTTCGCCCTGGCCGGTTTCGCGAACCTGTCGTCCATCGCCATCCAGATCGGCTCCATCGGTGCGCTGGTGCCGGAGCGGCGAGGTGAAGTGGCGAAGAACGGTCCGCTGGCCCTGTTCGCCGGCCTGTGCGTCAACCTGCTGAACGCGGCGATCGTGGGTGTGATCGCCCTCTAG